The genomic window TATCCAGTCCTACAATTATGGTGGTGGTTTCTTAGGGTATGTGGCTAATCGTGGAAATAAATATACCTTTGAACTGGCTCAAAGTTTCTCAAAAGAGTATTCAGGTGGCGAAAAAGTGTCTTACCCCAATCCCATAGCCATACCTATCAATGGGGGCTGGCGATACAACTATGGCAATATGTTTTATGTGCAACTGGTAACGCAGTATCTTGTCACAACAGAGTTTGATGATGATACGGTACAAGCCATCATGGACGAAGCACTGAAATATGAGGGCTGGCGATACGTTTACGGTGGAGCTTCCCCGACTACTTCTTTTGATTGTAGCGGACTGACACAATGGACGTATGGAAAAGCTGGAATTAACTTACCACGAACCGCACAACAGCAATATGATGTGACCCAGCATATCCCACTATCGGAAGCACAAGCTGGCGATTTGGTTTTCTTTCATTCTACCTATAACGCTGGCTCTTATATTACTCATGTTGGGATATACCTTGGCAATAACCGTATGTTTCATGCAGGCGACCCAATCGGTTATGCCGACTTAACAAGCCCCTACTGGCAACAGCATTTAGTGGGAGCAGGACGAATCAAACAATGAGAAAGGAAGATTTAATGATGAAATTTAGAAAAAATCAGAATAAAGAAAAACAGATACCAAAGGAAAAGAAACCTCGTGTCTATAAGGTCAATCCTCATAAAAAGGTTGTGATTGCCTTGTGGGTACTTTTAGGGCTTAGTTTCAGCTTTGCGATATTCAAGCACTTTACAGCTATAGATACTCATACTATTCACGAAACAACTATCATAGAAAAGGAATACGTTGATACTCATCATGTAGAAAATTTTGTAGAGAACTTTGCGAAAGTCTACTATTCATGGGAGCAATCCGATAAGTCCATTGATAATCGAATGGAAAGTCTAAAAGGCTATCTGACAGATGAACTTCAAGCTCTCAATGTTGATACAGTACGCAAAGATATTCCTGTATCGTCTTCTGTAAGAGGATTTCAGATATGGACGGTAGAGCCAACTGGCGACAATGAGTTTAATGTAACCTACAGTGTAGACCAGCTCATTACAGAGGGAGAAAATACAAAGACCGTCCACTCTGCTTATATAGTGAGTGTCTATGTAGATGGTTCTGGAAATATGGTACTGGTTAAGAATCCGACCATTACCAACATACCTAAGAAATCAAGTTATAAACCAAAAGCCATTGAAAGTGAGGGGACGGTTGATTCCATTACAACCAATGAAATCAATGAGTTTTTAACGACGTTCTTCAAGCTCTATCCTACAGCGACAGCCAGTGAACTTTCCTACTATGTGAATGACGGGATATTAAAACCAATCGGAAAAGAGTACATCTTTCAAGAACTGGTAAATCCTATTCACAATCGTAAGGATAATCAAGTCACGGTATCGCTGACAGTGGAGTATATCGACCAGCAGACCAAAGCAACGCAGGTATCTCAATTTGATTTGGTACTTGAAAAGAACGGGAGTAATTGGAAGATTATAGAATAACAAATATTGGTACATTATTACAGCTATTTTGTAATCACGTACTCTCTTTGATAAAAAATTGGAGATTCCTTTACAAATATGCTCTTACGTGCTATTATTTAAGTATCTATTTAAAAGGAGTTAATAAATATGCGGCAAGGTATTCTTAAATAAACTGTCAATTTGATAGTGGGAACAAATAATTGGATGTCCTTTTTTAGGAGGGCTTAGTTTTTTGTACCCAGTTTAAGAATACCTTTATCATGTGATTCTAAAGTATCCGGAGAATATCTGTATGCTTTGTATGCCTATGGTTATGCATAAAAATCCCAGTGATAAAAGTATTTATCACTGGGATTTTTATGCCCTTTTGGGTTTTTGAATGGAGGAAAATCACATGAAAATTATTAATATTGGAGTTTTAGCTCATGTTGATGCAGGAAAAACTACCTTAACAGAAAGCTTATTATATAACAGTGGAGCGATTACAGAATTAGGAAGCGTGGACAAAGGTACAACGAGGACGGATAATACGCTTTTAGAACGTCAGAGAGGAATTACAATTCAGACAGGAATAACCTCTTTTCAGTGGGAAAATACGAAGGTGAACATCATAGACACGCCAGGACATATGGATTTCTTAGCAGAAGTATATCGTTCATTATCAGTTTTAGATGGGGCAATTCTACTGATTTCTGCAAAAGATGGCGTACAAGCACAAACTCGTATATTATTTCATGCACTTAGGAAAATGGGGATTCCCACAATCTTTTTTATCAATAAGATTGACCAAAATGGAATTGATTTATCAACGGTTTATCAGGATATTAAAGAGAAACTTTCTGCCGAAATTGTAATCAAACAGAAGGTAGAACTGTATCCTAATATGTGTGTGACGAACTTTACCGAATCTGAACAATGGGATACGGTAATAGAGGGAAACGATGACCTTTTAGAGAAATATATGTCCGGTAAATCATTAGAAGCATTGGAACTCGAACAAGAGGAAAGCATAAGATTTCAGAATTGTTCTCTGTTCCCTCTTTATCATGGAAGTGCAAAAAGTAATATAGGGATTGATAACCTTATAGAAGTTATTACTAATAAATTTTATTCATCAACACATCGAGGTCCGTCTGAACTTTGCGGAAATGTTTTCAAAATTGAATATACAAAAAAAAGACAACGTCTTGCATATATACGCCTTTATAGTGGAGTACTACATTTACGAGATTCGGTTAGAGTATCAGAAAAAGAAAAAATAAAAGTTACAGAAATGTATACTTCAATAAATGGTGAATTATGTAAGATTGATAGAGCTTATTCTGGAGAAATTGTTATTTTGCAAAATGAGTTTTTGAAGTTAAATAGTGTTCTTGGAGATACAAAACTATTGCCACAGAGAAAAAAGATTGAAAATCCGCACCCTCTACTACAAACAACTGTTGAACCGAGTAAACCTGAACAGAGAGAAATGTTGCTTGATGCCCTTTTGGAAATCTCAGATAGTGATCCGCTTCTACGATATTACGTGGATTCTACGACACATGAAATTATACTTTCTTTCTTAGGGAAAGTACAAATGGAAGTGATTAGTGCACTGTTGCAAGAAAAGTATCATGTGGAGATAGAACTAAAAGAGCCTACAGTCATTTATATGGAGAGACCGTTAAAAAATGCAGAATATACCATTCACATCGAAGTGCCGCCAAATCCTTTCTGGGCTTCCATTGGTTTATCTGTATCACCGCTTCCGTTGGGAAGTGGAATGCAGTATGAGAGCTCGGTTTCTCTTGGATACTTAAATCAATCGTTTCAAAATGCAGTTATGGAGGGGATACGCTATGGCTGTGAACAAGGATTGTATGGTTGGAATGTGACGGACTGTAAAATCTGTTTTAAGTATGGCTTATACTATAGCCCTGTTAGTACCCCAGCAGATTTTCGGATGCTTGCTCCTATTGTATTGGAACAAGTCTTAAAAAAAGCTGGAACAGAATTGTTAGAGCCATATCTTAGTTTTAAAATTTATGCGCCACAGGAATATCTTTCACGAGCATACAACGATGCTCCTAAATATTGTGCGAACATCGTAGACACTCAATTGAAAAATAATGAGGTCATTCTTAGTGGAGAAATCCCTGCTCGGTGTATTCAAGAATATCGTAGTGATTTAACTTTCTTTACAAATGGACGTAGTGTTTGTTTAACAGAGTTAAAAGGGTACCATGTTACTACCGGTGAACCTGTTTGCCAGCCCCGTCGTCCAAATAGTCGGATAGATAAAGTACGATATATGTTCAATAAAATAACTTAGTGTATTTTATGTTGTTATATAAATATGGTTTCTTGTTAAATAAGATGAAATATTTTTTAATAAAGATTTGAATTAAAGTGTAAAGGAGGAGATAGTTATTATAAACTACAAGTGGATATTGTGTCCTGTATGTGGAAATAAAACACGATTAAAGATAAGGGAAGATACTGAATTAAAAAAATTCCCCCTCTATTGTCCGAAATGCAGACAAGAAAATTTAATTGAAATAAAGCAGTTCAAAGTAACTGTGATTACAGAGCCAGACGCAAAGACGCAGAGCCGATAAAATGAGATTAATACAATCTCATTTTATCGGCTCTTTCCGTTATGTATGGATTCTTTTAATTAGTCTTCGATGTTTCTTGCTTCGTTGATACCGCTGGCTAAAGATTCCATTAAGGATAGTTCTTTGTCTGTAAAGCTATCCATGTATTTCTCTATCTGTAATCGTCGGGTGCTTTTTACCAAGTTATTAGCAGGTAAGAAAAATTCATCAACGGAAACATGAAGTAACGATACAAGGTCATAAAGAACTTGTATGCTGGGGTGTTGCCCTTTATTTTCAATATTAGTTAAGTACCGTGGGTCAATTTCAATCAATGCTCCCACTTGTTCACGAGTTAAACCTCGTTTCAATCGAGCTTCTTTAATGGCTAAACCAAAGGCTCTAAAATCATATTTATCTTCTTTTTTACGCATAGTAGACCACCTCTATACATTTTATTGTTCCTACTGAATTAAAAACAGGTATAGAAAAACGTGTTATATGGTTTATAGGTTTATATTTAATAAAAAGCACTACTAAACGCCAATAAAAAAAACCGTTATATGGTAGTGCTATTTACGCTGTTAAAATATTGTATATTACTTCCAAATGGCGGTTTGTTGGAGGTCAACGTCGCCATGAAGTACATCATATACAATAAATTTCCTTACATTGGGTTCTTGTCAAAAAAAGTCGTCTATCTGCAATAGATAAGTACGTCCACCAATGTGGTTTTATAAATCATATAGATAGAATAACAGAAGCATGTAAACAGAGAAATAAATCTGTTTATATGCTTTTTTGGCTATTCAGAACTTTTTTACAAAGTTTATTTATCAGTAATGCAACAAATCCCCCTTTCACATTGGGACTAAGAGTGAAAGGAGATAAACGAGCAAGGCTCACTTCCTTTCCTAGACAGAAAGGGGGTGAGAAACATGAAACCATCTTCTTTTCAGACCACAATAGAAAATCAGTTTGACTATATCTGTAAACGTGCTATGGAAGACGAGCGAAAGAATTATATGCTTTATCTTTCAAGGATTGCAAAGCGTGAGGTGTCCTTTTCGGATGTTGGCGATTATCTTGTTAGCCAGTTTGCGACAACAGATAACTATTCAACTGACTTTCAGATTTTTACACTCAATGGGTTATCAGTAGGCGTTGAAAATGATTTGTTGAGTGAAGCATTACGTGAGTTGCCAGACAAGAAACGTGAAATTCTACTGCTGTTTTACTTTATGGACATGAGCGATTCAGAAATTGCAGACCTGTTGAAATTGAACCGTTCTACTGTCTATCGGCATAGAACCAGTGGACTAGCCTTAATTAAAAAGTTTATGGAGGAATTTGAAGAATGAAAACACAATATCCTATGATTCCCTTTCCTCTCATTGTAAAGGCAACAGATGGCGATACCGAAGCGATTAACCAGATTCTACATCATTACAGAGGGTACATAACGAAGCGTTCCCTACGACTTATGAAAGATGAATATGGCAATCAAAGTATGGTCGTTGATGAAGTCTTACGTGGAAGAATGGAAACCAGACTGATTACAAAGATTTTGTCATTTGAAATTAAGTAATATCCTCTCTCCTTTCGTGGAAGCGTGCTAAACCATTCCACGCTTCCCGAACAGGGAGGTTTGTTATTCCACCAAAGCATATTGAGCTTTCAATGTGTTTTGATAGGCTAACGAGCCATTGTTCTTTGAAAACTGAATAAAAGTAATCGAATACGTTTCGATAAGAAAAGAGCCAACGGAACTAACCGCCATGACCTATCTTATAAAGATAGCGAGCGATTCATGTTAGTGATCCGAGAAGCAATCTTTAGCAGGATTGCCTGCAACGACATTCTTATCGTGATAATGATACTCCCATACAGTCAATAGTCCGAGCGTGATAAAACCGTCGCAGGCAATGAGTATGGCTACATGAGAACCATGCAGGGGTGGAACTCCCGTGAGCTTTGCTAAAGCTGTTCGATTGCTGGTAAAACAACTTTTATGAAATCCAAATAAGTGATTTGGAAAGGAGGATTTTATGAAGCAGACTGACATTCCTATTTGGGAACGTTATACCCTAACCATTGAAGAAGCGTCAAAATATTTTCGTATTGGCGAAAACAAGCTACGACGCTTGGCAGAGGAAAATAAAAATGCAAATTGGCTGATTATGAATGGCAATCGTATTCAGATTAAACGAAAACAATTTGAAAAAATTATAGATACATTGGACGCAATCTAGCGTCGCCAAAGGGTCTTGTATATGATAAAATAGTATTAAGTCGTATCAAGGCTCTTTCCATAAAGGAAAGGAGCAAATGCCATGTCAGAAAAAAGACGTGACAATAAAGGTCGAATCTTAAAGACTGGAGAGAGCCAACGAAAAGACGGAAGATACTTATACAAATATATAGATTCATTTGGAGAACCGCAATTTGTTTACTCGTGGAAACTTGTGGCTACAGACCGAGTACCAGCAGGAAAGCGTGATTGTATCTCACTTAGAGAGAAAATCGCAGAGTTACAGAAAGACATTCATGATGGTATTGATGTTGTAGGAAAGAAAATGACACTCTGCCAGCTTTACGCAAAACAGAACGCTCAAAGACCAAAGGTTAGAAAAAACACTGAAACTGGACGCAAATATCTTATGGATATTTTGAAGAAAGACAAGTTAGGTGTAAGAAGTATTGACAGTATTAAGCCATCAGACGCTAAAGAATGGGCTATTAGAATGAGTGAAAATGGTTATGCTTATCAAACCATCAATAACTACAAACGTTCTTTAAAGGCTTCATTCTATATTGCTATACAAGATGATTGTGTTCGGAAGAATCCATTTGACTTTCAACTGAAAGCAGTTCTTGATGATGATACTGTCCCTAAGACCGTACTAACAGAAGAACAGGAAGAAAAACTGTTAGCCTTTGCAAAAGCTGATAAAACCTACAGCAAAAATTATGATGAAATTCTGATACTCTTAAAAACAGGTCTTCGTATTTCAGAGTTTGGTGGTTTGACACTTCCAGATTTAGATTTTGAGAATCGTCTTGTCAATATAGACCATCAGCTATTGAGAGATACTGAAATTGGGTACTACATTGAAACACCAAAGACCAAAAGTGGCGAACGTCAAGTTCCTATGGTTGAAGAAGCCTATCAAGCATTTAAGCGAGTGTTAGCGAATCGAAAGAATGATAAGCGTGTTGAGATTGATGGATATAGTGATTTCCTCTTTCTTAATAGAAAGAACTATCCAAAAGTGGCAAGTGATTACAACGGCATGATGAAAGGTCTTGTTAAGAAATACAATAAGTATAACGAGGATAAATTGCCACACATCACTCCACATAGTTTGCGACATACATTCTGTACCAACTATGCAAATGCAGGAATGAATCCAAAGGCATTACAGTACATTATGGGACATGCTAATATAGCCATGACGCTGAACTATTACGCACATGCAACATTCGATTCTGCAATGGCAGAAATGAAACGCTTGAATAAAGAGAAGCAACAGGAGCGTCTTGTTGCTTAGTAGTACAAATGAATTTACTACTTATTTACCACTTCTGACAGCTAAGACATGAGGAAATATGCAAAGAAACGTGAAGTATCTTCCTACAGTAAAAATACTCGAAAGCACATAGAATAAGGCTTTACGAGCATTTAAGAAAATATAAAAAGATAATTAGAAATTTATACTTTGTTTATACGAAAAACTAATATTCTCTAATTTAATCATAGACTTCTCCTTATAGTTGACGTTTTTTTACGGTACTTAATTTAAGTAATAGAATCAACAACAACACTGTCACTCCAACGACAAGGTATCCTTGATTTGTCGTAAGGTACGGGGTGGACCAAAAAAAACCTTGATAGCCTGATACTATATCACCACTATATAAGTAACTTGTTGGTGAATAGTAAAGTGCGTATATGTCTCCTAATCCATGTCGTTGATAAAATAGACTGGAAAATGTTATTAACACCATCACGACAAGATTGATAAAATCTTGTTTTAGCCAAAAAGAAACTAAAAACGTGAACAATACAATGGCTAAACAACTTAATCCCATCAAACCGAAACTCTTCACTAAAAACAAACCAATTGTCTCGCTAGAAAAAGTTGAATTCAAATTAGACACCGCATCAATTGGAAAGACACTGTAACTTGATGGTAAACTTAACGAACCAAATCCTCGGCGTAATCCTATCCAAATAAACCCGATACTAAGAGGGATTATCATTAAAAAGAGTCCGATAAACGTTATGATCAATTTAGCGATTAGCCGTTTAAATACACTCAAAGGGTAGCCATTTACTAAACTCTTATGCTGACGATCTTTACTAATCATATCTACCGAAAACAATATAGCCAACAAACAAAAAAGGACTGGTAAAACTCGGTGCATTAGACGAGAAACTACTTGCCAAGCTGTCTCTTCATTTAACTGATTTAACGATAACTTACTCGTTTGTTTAGCATACTGTGCCATTTTTGGGCCCATACTTCTATTACCATAAAAATTTTCAAACTCCGCGAAATCATTACCATATGTGTAATACAATGGGTTTAGAATCCTACCACCTTCATACCATTCAGCAGTTACTTTCGCATATGTTTTGAAGTCTTGCTTTTTTAGAGCCTCATATCTTTTTTCTTCAATTGGCAATACCATACGAAATGATTCAACAGCACTTAAAGTGTCTGGGTGAGTCTCTCCTTCAAGATTCACTGTTTCTAAAAAATGCTTTTTATCTAGGTAGTTTGCTTCTATTTTTTTTAAATTCGTTGTTTCATAAATATTAAAGTTGGGTTCAACTTTTATCACAAAAAATAAGGAAAGAAACCCTACAACCAAGTATAAGACGATATTTTTTTTATTATGAAAAAAATCTTGCCCTTCTTGTTTCAAATAATTAATCATAGTGCCTTCCTCCCCTACTTAATTTTAGTTGGACAAAAAAGATAACGATTAACACCACAATACTACCAAGTAAATACATTACTCCTTGATTAATTGAAACGTATGAAGTGCCTTCTATAATTAAAGATGGAGAAAGAACTGTTGCTGCTTTAAGTTGGGTTGGAAATAACCAAATAAAGGCATAGGTCATACACTCAATAATCACCGTGACATAACTATTTTTGGTGATATTATTTAAAACTGAACTGATTAAAAATGATAGCATAAACACTAAATAGCCAAATAAAATATAATAGAAAATCTTCTTAACCACTGTTGTGATAACAAACTGATTTTGGTAAACGACTTCAATCAAGCTTAAATCACCAAATCCATTTCCAGTAATACTTTGTAAAATAGCTAAATAACCAATAGTTAAAACGAGCAATCCGCCTAGTATCAAACTCTTTTTAATAAAATTACGTACCAATCGTTGGGTTAAACTTCGAGGTTGTCCTTTCAACAGGCTCTCATGTTCTTTTTCATCTACGATTAATCTTGCATTGACTACAGACATCAACGGAAACCATGCTACACCTAGTATTGTTAATAAAGAGATAATTAACCGACCAAACGTTAATGACTCCAACGGTAAGGTCTCGCCTGATTGTCTTAACGCCTTGTAATACGTTTCATCTCTTTGTACCTGATCTTTTGATAACTGAAGGGAGGTAATATCGGAAAAACCATCCAACTGCCCAGCTTGTTTACGAATATCGGTCAATTCAATGGTTGTGTCGATGTAATTTTGTTCATCTTCAAATAATAATGCATTAGACTGTCTTGCTAACGCTGATGTTTGTTGTAATAAATTTTGATACAGCGTTCCCCCTTCATCACTTGGCACATTTCGATAATCTAAAAGGGCAACCGTGATTTGAAGTGTTTCAGCTTGATTTAATTCTTTCAGACGATAACTATTTTTCTGCTGAGAAATCATAAAGATTCCTGTCATCACTATAAAAAACAGTATCGCATACACAACCCGTTGTTTTTTACTCATTTTACACCTCAACTTCCTCATAATTCTGTCATTTTAATTTAATTATATCACAATACCAAACAAAAAAAGCCTCGCATAAAACGAGACTTCTTATCATTTTATTGTGTTACTAAATTTTTGTTGTTTCTTTTTTTCTAATTCTAGCCAAGCTTCAATCACTTCTAAATCTTCTTGGCTAAACGATTTTTCCTGCAATAATTCTTCTATGATATCATCTGTTTTTTGATAAGGTGATTTTTTTGAATGGCTGATAGATCGTGTCAAACTACTTGTAAAAGCAGAAATAATGCCGACACCAAGAACCATCAAAATCCCACCAATCAATCGCCCTAAACCTGTTTGAATGACAATATCACCGTATCCGACTGTTGTAACAGTCTGCATTTCCCACCAAATCAAATCTTCATAATTATTTATATTAGGCTCCATCCATAATAAAGGAAGGGGTAAAAAGATAAAAATAATTAAAAAGATATTAAACAGTTTTCCTGTCCCAGTTTCTCTTAACTTGAAAAAAACTGGGAGGAAATATCGTTGACCTAAAGACGTAATCTGGATACTTTGCATAATGATTGGAAAAAACTTAACCAAACGAAATCCATGATGAAACGGAATAATCGCAATAAAATCCAAAAAGTGATGTCTCAAATAATCTTTTCTATTTTCTGTTTTCCATAGACTATAAAAACTATCTAGCGCAAATATCGCTAAAATAACCATATTAACCATCTCTTTGTGTGGCATATTAATCACATTCACAACCAATGAGATGATAATTAAAATAAACATAGTAAACAAATAAACTTTTTTTATTCGCTGTTGTGTCATCTTCTTCTCCGTGTACGAGTTGTCTCCTCTTGTGATTCCACTTCTTTATCTTTAGTACTTAAACAAAAAACTAATAAAAATGGTGATACTAAAATAATTGGTAAAATATATCGAATATAACCTAGCGTGATTGGACCGGCTATTAAAGTACCAATAAAAGCCCCCATTGGAATGACCATTCCAGCTAGGTAATATTTTTTATCTCTAATCCACATCACAAAGACTGATAGCATGATTAAAATATAAAAAGCATAATTATCTAATTGCGATAACACTGGTAATCTATCAAATATTCTATATAGTTTAACACGAATACTGTTAAGTTTTAGCGCTAGCTCATTGTCCTTTATACCAATTTTTCTTGTATTTAATATTTCATTCTCATCACCAGACATTAATACACCGTTATAGTAATATCCATTTAATGATTGATTCACATTAAATAAATTAGAATGACTTGCCATAACAGATTCAATCGCTAATAAAGGATGGGTTACTATCTGTTTTTGTACAACAGAAAAATAATCACTCATTTCTTTACTTGTGGCATCCTCATTATGGGTTGCCTTAACGACATCTGATCTATATGGATCATAATTCATTTTTATTGAATCATAATCTAGTACTTTATTGATTACATCCTTATCGTGTTTAGTAACTTCCTTATCATGATATTTAGCATATCTGGCTGTATGTTGGAAAGGTAAAGAAAGCATTTCACGACGATTTGGAGTTGGTTGTTCTTCAACATAGACAGCTGTCAATAGTTTATTTCCCATAGTTCCAACAATTAAGCCTAAAATCATCATAGATGTAATTGAGGTAACTTTATAGAATTTCTTTTTCATAACCAAACCACCAATAATATACACAACTAAAGTTAATCCAACAAAATGTAAAGTGTTATATCTAAATAACATCATAAATGTCACACTAATAGCCATTAAAAGAAATAATCTATGCTTTATATAATAATCATGATTAACAAAATACGTAATTAAACTCATCATAAATAAAATAAAAAAGCCTGAAAACATAATATCTTTCGTTGCTAAAATAATGGTTCCATTTACCATTGGAATAATGGCTAGTACAATAGTTATTCCAAAAAGTAAAGTCGATTTTTTAGTTAGTTTATAAGACAAGTTAATAGAATAGGCTAAACAACCTGCAACAAATAAAATTTGAGTCATGGTGTACAAAAATAATCCAAAGTTAGGATATCCTATAAAGCGACCAATTTTAACAAAATTCCCAATAAAGAGAGTGGATAATACAGGATGCCCTGCTTTTCGTGGACTAATAGCAAAATATTGTTTTAACTGGCTTAAAGAATCTCCCATAAAACTACTTGGATATGCACTTAAAGCGATTAAAAGCCATATGACACTTAATATAACAAAAGCTAATAAGAAAGGTGATTTTTCAAATAAACAGATGATGGGCTTTTTAGCATCATTTTCCTTTGTTTTATTCTGATAATAATATGTCAATACTGTTTGTCCTAATTCAATGATCATAAAAAATGACAATATGAAAAAAATTGAATAAACCGTCCCTACAGTTTTATTAATCACTTCATTTATCGTATCAATACCGCTTGCATAAACGGTCATAAACCATGTACAGATTGCAAAAAACAGTGATACGATTTTTTGAAGTATACTAGTTTTTGAATTTAATCTATCCACATAAGTAAATAATATATAAACTCCTACAAACGCCAATAATGCTAGCATTGGGCTATTTATTAGACTATTTAATGCTCTATCTTTTTGTATAGCCTTATTAAAAATAACCATCTGTCCCAAAATAACTATACTTGACTTAAATATATTCTTCATGAAGTCCTCTCTTTTCTTATTTAATAATCAATCCCTTAAAATTATAAATAAGAAAATCACATTTGTCGATTAAAATTATTAATTGATTATGTGAACTTGAACTTCTACACTCGTCTGCATATTTTTCTTAGCGGTTGCTAGCATCAAACGAATACGATTTAATTGATTGACTACTGATACCCCAGGATCGTAATCAATCGCTGCGATATTAGCTCCAGGATATTGATGGCGTAATTCTTTGATTACACCTTTACCAACCACATGATTTGGTAAACAGCCGAATGGTTGCATGCACACAATATTATTGACACCTGTTTTAAGTAGATCAATCATCTCGCCCGTCAAGAACCAACCTTCTCCTGTATGATTTCCAATTGATAAGACTTTACTAGCGTCTTCTGCTAACTGTTTAATAGAATGAATGCCTGTAAAACGTTGTGAATTATTTAATGCTTTAGACATTGGTTTCTCTATTTTTTCAATCAATTTTATAGCAAATTCGGCATATGTTTTATTTTTCTTCGGCATACCAAGGTTTTCATATTTCCATATTTGATTGTACAAGGAATAATTCATAAACCCAATTAAATCTGGGACAACAACTTCTGCCCCTTCTTCTTCAAGTAAGCGCACAATATCGTTATTTGCTGTTGGAGAGTATTTAACAAAAATTTCTCCAACTATGCCTACTTTAGGTTTGTTCGTTTCATGTAGTGGTATCGTATCGAAATCTGTGATAATTTGTTTCATGTTTTTATTAAACAATGTCAAAGAACCATTTCGAACATTTTTTTCTACTTTTTTAAGCCATGATTGATGTAGGACATCTATTTCACCTTTATTCATTTCATATGGACGTGTGCGATAAACCAGTCGCTCAAACAAGTCACCATATAAAACAGCCACTGCAATACGTTTTAGCATAGGTAACGTAAACTTAAATCCTGGGTTGGACTCTACCCCTTTATTGCCAAGTGACATTGAAACAACAGGGACTTGGCCAAATCCAGCTTCTTTTAAGGCTTTTCTTAAAAGCGGAATATAGTTTGTTGCACGACACCCACCACCTGTTTGAGTCATCATAACACTGACATT from Vagococcus martis includes these protein-coding regions:
- a CDS encoding tyrosine-type recombinase/integrase, coding for MSEKRRDNKGRILKTGESQRKDGRYLYKYIDSFGEPQFVYSWKLVATDRVPAGKRDCISLREKIAELQKDIHDGIDVVGKKMTLCQLYAKQNAQRPKVRKNTETGRKYLMDILKKDKLGVRSIDSIKPSDAKEWAIRMSENGYAYQTINNYKRSLKASFYIAIQDDCVRKNPFDFQLKAVLDDDTVPKTVLTEEQEEKLLAFAKADKTYSKNYDEILILLKTGLRISEFGGLTLPDLDFENRLVNIDHQLLRDTEIGYYIETPKTKSGERQVPMVEEAYQAFKRVLANRKNDKRVEIDGYSDFLFLNRKNYPKVASDYNGMMKGLVKKYNKYNEDKLPHITPHSLRHTFCTNYANAGMNPKALQYIMGHANIAMTLNYYAHATFDSAMAEMKRLNKEKQQERLVA
- a CDS encoding ABC-2 transporter permease translates to MINYLKQEGQDFFHNKKNIVLYLVVGFLSLFFVIKVEPNFNIYETTNLKKIEANYLDKKHFLETVNLEGETHPDTLSAVESFRMVLPIEEKRYEALKKQDFKTYAKVTAEWYEGGRILNPLYYTYGNDFAEFENFYGNRSMGPKMAQYAKQTSKLSLNQLNEETAWQVVSRLMHRVLPVLFCLLAILFSVDMISKDRQHKSLVNGYPLSVFKRLIAKLIITFIGLFLMIIPLSIGFIWIGLRRGFGSLSLPSSYSVFPIDAVSNLNSTFSSETIGLFLVKSFGLMGLSCLAIVLFTFLVSFWLKQDFINLVVMVLITFSSLFYQRHGLGDIYALYYSPTSYLYSGDIVSGYQGFFWSTPYLTTNQGYLVVGVTVLLLILLLKLSTVKKRQL
- a CDS encoding potassium channel family protein, yielding MTQQRIKKVYLFTMFILIIISLVVNVINMPHKEMVNMVILAIFALDSFYSLWKTENRKDYLRHHFLDFIAIIPFHHGFRLVKFFPIIMQSIQITSLGQRYFLPVFFKLRETGTGKLFNIFLIIFIFLPLPLLWMEPNINNYEDLIWWEMQTVTTVGYGDIVIQTGLGRLIGGILMVLGVGIISAFTSSLTRSISHSKKSPYQKTDDIIEELLQEKSFSQEDLEVIEAWLELEKKKQQKFSNTIK
- a CDS encoding DUF6020 family protein encodes the protein MKNIFKSSIVILGQMVIFNKAIQKDRALNSLINSPMLALLAFVGVYILFTYVDRLNSKTSILQKIVSLFFAICTWFMTVYASGIDTINEVINKTVGTVYSIFFILSFFMIIELGQTVLTYYYQNKTKENDAKKPIICLFEKSPFLLAFVILSVIWLLIALSAYPSSFMGDSLSQLKQYFAISPRKAGHPVLSTLFIGNFVKIGRFIGYPNFGLFLYTMTQILFVAGCLAYSINLSYKLTKKSTLLFGITIVLAIIPMVNGTIILATKDIMFSGFFILFMMSLITYFVNHDYYIKHRLFLLMAISVTFMMLFRYNTLHFVGLTLVVYIIGGLVMKKKFYKVTSITSMMILGLIVGTMGNKLLTAVYVEEQPTPNRREMLSLPFQHTARYAKYHDKEVTKHDKDVINKVLDYDSIKMNYDPYRSDVVKATHNEDATSKEMSDYFSVVQKQIVTHPLLAIESVMASHSNLFNVNQSLNGYYYNGVLMSGDENEILNTRKIGIKDNELALKLNSIRVKLYRIFDRLPVLSQLDNYAFYILIMLSVFVMWIRDKKYYLAGMVIPMGAFIGTLIAGPITLGYIRYILPIILVSPFLLVFCLSTKDKEVESQEETTRTRRRR